CAGTGGAAAGGTTTGTCACTGATGGGTTTGCTGGTAAGGCGTGGTGGAAAGCACCTTGTaaagtttcaaaatattggTACTTTCTGTAATTTAAAGACATGGTTCCTTCCGAAAAGCTTGGAACAGACAAACATGAGGGTTGAGGGGATCCACTCATCCCATATTGTGGAAACGAGTTCCATCATCCATCCATTTTATTGTACAAACGcacattaaaaaattctatatatcTCATGCATTATATGCTCTGTAGAAAATAGACCAAGCAAACAAGTAGATAACATTGGAAGGGAGTAAAACACATTTGAAGTTACCTGAATTTCACGAAATGAAGCTTCTTCAATAGTTAATTTAGAATGAATTTCTGCAACTTGCTTGTATTTCTCTTGATATTTCTTCTCCAGTATCTCAGCCTGAAAATTAAGTGGTAAGTTTCcttagaaaataatgaaaacttGTGGACAGATAAAGGGAATGCAGTTCATTGCAAAAGTATATAACTTAAATTTCAGCACATACCTCACTCTTGTCTGCTCTAGCCCTTTCTGTTATTTCATTGAGTCGATTATCACATCTACTTTTATACAAAACCTGGAAAGTACTTTTGTTAATGAAGGACTAAAAGATTTGAACTAAAGTGTGCAAGATCTGCCATTGTAATGTGCACCTCACAGGGTCTACAAGCGAAATGAACCCAAATAACCATTTTTCAATGGTCGTGATCCTCTAAATCAATGGCAGATAAGGAAACAGGTGTTTAGAGTAAAGTAACTCACAAGGTCTTGCATTTTTGTTCGATAGAATTCAAGCTTCTCCCTGGAATCCAAAAGCACCTTCTCCTTGTTGTCGACCTAGCATTGATCCAAAGAAGAGTGTCAACATATTCTCACAAAAGTTGTTTGTTCAACAGCATGCAAAAGAAGAGCAGTTATATCTAATCCTAGCAGAACTCATCCCACAACAAAAGCAGAACAAATTTAGCATCAAACAGTTGGCTGGGATTAACTTCTCAGCAAACTACCTTTAGGTGTAAGACAATACTAAAATCCATCAAACTGGAAAACATACAATGCTCCTTGACATCCTTACAGAAGGTAaatcattttcattcaaattatttattttttgccaattttagtaaaaatattagagaaTCAAACCtaggaattatttttcaagGAAATAATAATCCAGGTTCAAGAATTATAGATCTGTAGTAGTATATAAAACTTCATATCTACAagtaatttagaattaaaagtgAATGAGATAACAGGACAAGATCATATGACAATCATCCAGTTCACAAGCATTCAGACCAGTTATACGCAGCTCTCGACTAGAGTTCCATTATTAGACAGAAAGAGAGATATGATGGGAAGGAAACAGCTACCTTGTCATTGGTTTCTGCTGCCTCCTGACTAGTATCCAGAGAATTTGTCTCCCCGTTACTGGGTTGACCAGGCTGGGAATTATCTAAAGCAAGACCTCTATCATTAATCTGATTTAATTGCATTGATCCATCAGCCTGAGATACCATCTGCTGCACTGGAGGCCTTAAACCAGCAGCGGCAACAGGCTGTGCACCAGGCAGACCTTGCTGTGGTCTTAAGCCTAAATTTAAGAGGAAAATAAGCATTATAAAACCAAATGtgagatatgaaaattaaaatacttcaAGACCATGTCAATCACTACCAGCAGCGGGGCCCCACATGCTTCCATAACCTGGAGGTGGACCCGCCAAAGAGACTAGAGTTTCATCAAGCATGACACTATTGGGCAGCGTCGACGGAAGCGGGCGTCCTTCCCTGTACCGCTCCATTAAATAGAGTGCAATGCAAAACTCCCTCAAAGAAAGCATGCTATCATTATCTTGGTCAGATAAATCCCAAACCTGCTTTAGAACCTCTGGGAATGAACACCAAAGATATTATTAAGCATGATGTTGTCCAAGACTCTAGCAGACTTTTCatggaagggaaacaaaaaaaagtgatcACACTTATATACTGACTACAGCATACTTTCACCTCACCTTTAAATAGAAAACTAAGAAGATCTATAAAATGATCTCAAGAAATTTTATCAGGAAATCTGGTCAGAAGAATTTGCCTCCAGACTACTACCAAAACTTAGACTAATAGACTCCTCAAATATATGAACTTGATAATACCACAGGAAGAAATTTCAAGCAGTAAGTGCAGATGTATACCAAAATAACCAGCAAGCAACACTAATTTAGACAAATAATGCCATGAAGATGTTTTAAGAGATAAGAACCCGTGTTTAGCTCAGAACAAGGGCCACATAAGAGTTTTCATTACCAGGGagcaatgaaaagaaaaagtggcAACTAATAAGCACATCGAGTTCCTTTCAGTTGACTTTAGGATAAATGCCACATATCCTTCATGCAATGACAACTTTGGTCTCAGTATGTCCAATCACAAAGAAAACTTCCAAATGGattatccaaattaaattcatttctaACAGTTTCAAAAAGCTCAATCACAGATAATTCAAGGTAAACAGGTTGTATCAGAAATAATCCTGTGTAAATTTTGATCagactgaaaaaaataaatgtcaaaAGACGGGGATCAAAACAATCTGCAAAACAGAAAGCATACATGGTTGAAGGTCCATGAACGCAAGTTAATAAGTATTCCAGACAAATAAACAAACACTAAGGTCGAAATAAAAGGCAATATTTAAGTCATGGAAAGCTCCGAGAAACAAGAACTGAAACtaactacaatattttgtacCTCTGGGTAGCCTCCAACTCAGGAATAGGTTGCGTGCCTGTTCACCAGTGATTTTTCCATCTCTATCAGTGTCTACTTCCATAAAAACTTTTGCATACTTCTGAATGCCAGCACGCGTCATTTTTGGCCACGAGATCTGAGACTGCTCTGATGTTGGACTACCAATAGCAGGTTGGACTCCAGATGACGTGACTGAAGAAGTAACTTGAATTGGAGCCTGTTGATTAGAGTTTGGGAGAGATGGTCTCTGCGCAGCCTGAATCCCAGTGGATGGTTTCAGAAGAGTGCTTTGTAAAGCTTCAAATGGATCAGGGTTACCCGAAGGCTGGGGACTTGAAGTGACTGGAACAATCGCCGAAGAGGTAGGCAAGCTACTAGCATGCTGTTGTTGCGCAGAAGAAACTTGCAGAAATGAAGATTGGTTGGCAGAGAACACATCCCCAGACACCACAGGATTTGAGATAGACCCATTCCCAGAGCTAACTGATCCTTTAGGATCCTTGGTAGTTGTCAAAGAAAATGTTGAGAGTGGATCTTGGGGACTTGAAGCAACTGGTGCAACGGAGGTACTGGCTCCTCTGTCTAAGACTTGTGTTATTGGCCCGGAGGAAGCTGAACCAGTTTTCCCACCGAACCAATCATTGTTTGAGTTTGGAAGACCAGGACTCACCATGCTCTTGGAGATATTTGGGCCACCAGCAGCCTGAGGTGGACGTGAAGTGGGACCAGAAGGCATGGATAGAGGTGGTCTTGTTAACTGGTTACCTTGGGAAGGGAAAAATGGCTGGTTCATATTTGTACTTGAGGGCCCCTGTCCAAACTGCTGGTTCATGCCTGTACTCAGAGGTTGTAACAGTCCAAACTGCTGATTTATACTTCCGCTTGTAGGCTGGGCCTGCGCAAACTGCTGGTTCATTGTACTTGACGGTCGTACCTGTCCAAACTGTTGGCTCATGCCTGTACTTAACAGTCCAGACTGCTGGTTCAAACTTGTGCTTGTTGGTTGGGCCGGTCCAAACTGCTGGCTAATTGTACTGGAAGGTCGTACCTGTGCATACTGCTGGTTCGTGCCTGTAGATGAAGGCACCAATGCGAGTTGCTGGTTGACACTTGTACTTGAAGGAGCCACCCCCCTGAAGCCAAAATTTTGCGGAGATGGCTGGGCAGTTGCACCTGTTTGTGGTAAAGGTGAAGCAGATACCAAATTTGACTGCGGCATAGGTGTGGCCGCAATATTTATCTGTGGAGCTGGGATTTTTGCAGATGCAGGACCATATAATGCTGCCTTGACAATGTCTGGTGTCAATTCTCGCTTGCTTTGAGCCACTGTAACAAGCTTAAGAGCATTATAAAACTCCGTACGACTGAGGAAGCCAGTCCGACTCTGGTCAGCATGCATCCATATCTGCAACAAATGACACATTTTGTAGACGTCCAGACAATAGTTTCATCGACATAATAACAATCTGCAATCCACAGAAACTAAACACCAAAAAGAATGAACTGAAAGAGGAAAGGGTGACATTGGGTTCCACCATGAGAAGCAAGGAGAACAAAATGCAAAAGGGCTTTGTTGTTTTGCCTGATAAGCTAAGGCAAGGAATTCTTAGAAAACTAATCCCCTTAAAACTCTCACAACTGCTATCATCATTGACAGtcaaaatataagaaaatacaGTGATCTAATACTTTGGTGCATTCTGTAAGAGAGGTGGAAGCTTCAATCATAGATAACATTAGAAAAGGTGGCAAACATCAAGCCAAAACTCTAAGGAAACCCTCAAATTCAACATACCACCTTCTACTGCCATAGTCAAAATCAAGGCAGATTATCTTTATtaaaggagaagaaaagggGTCTCATTATAACaatgaaacaaaattgcaatttggaATAAAGACTAATGATATGCTTAGTTTTTTCTCGGTCATAATGAATCTCAATGAACGTCAGCAGATCCTTTTTACTCTTCTCCTTCTTAAGACAAAATCCATTCAGGAAGTAGGCCCTGTAACTTCAACTCTCAGTTTAATTCCCAAATTTGCTGCTTCTTCAACACGTCCATCACTCTTAAAATCCGAATAGCCACTAAAACCCTAACAGAATTACTtcaataataaacaaatacatttcattttaaaacaaCCAACAATTCTACACATCTAAACAGCTCAAATTCAATACATAACCCGAAACTTAACTAATTCAAAGGATCACAtagagagaaaacaaaaagatggaaagaaaaaagattccacaaacaaatcaaaatatgatAACAGGTAAAGAATAAAAGTGACCTGCGCAAGGACTTGTCTGGGCAAATTGGATCCCTGCAAGAAAGACACAGCTTCAGCTCCACTGATCCTGCCGTCCCGATCCAAATCCGCCCTCTGGAAATATTCCTCGAATTTCTCCATATTTACCCCTCCAGCCCCTGCCATATTTACCGTCTCTCAAACCCCAGATCACCGCATCACTCCATCCAATCACGTTCGCAGTATCAGATACTCCTATTCTCCAACACAATCAGCTCACGGGCAACTGAAAATTCCTGGGTTTTTCAacagaacaagaaaataaattcgtTGAAAATTGGAGCTTACAATTCTGgatcaagaaaaaaggaagacAGTGAAGATTAGAGAATTGGGGAGAGGCGTCGAGTACACCAACAGCAGATTTAACTTCTGTTTTATGCTATAAATTTCGCGACGTTGGATCTCATTGTTACTTTTCGGTTTTTAACTTCCCCCAATAGGAAAGAAGAATGGAGACGGCTGACATTGCAGCGACGGTAAAAACATGTTTTTGCAATTTGGTCCTTCCTTTTCTGACAAATTATGAATTGGGCTAATAATGATGAGGACAAAATACCAAAAGTATGTGATCTATATGCTCACATACATTATATGTTCGGTCCATAAATAGCAATCCATAAAAGggtatttttcatattttcttaaacatCAAGAATTAGAAATCAAATTATAGGCCTTCAAAGaaaaagtgatattttaatatttttttcatttaaattgcTTTCTTTAAGTTGTTATATTTTCTACAGGATCTCTTCTCTAAAACGATTTCGAATTTCTTCGATTTTCATAAAAGACGATGCACCACCACTCGTCCCGACATCAaacctcaattttttattttaattatttaaataaagatcTACAGCTTTGTCCCATTGAAGTAGTTGATTCGTATTTGATATAGTCTCAACCACCAAAAGGTTCAAACTTAGTGTCTCCAAATACTTGTGCTCGTCATAGTTCATACTTGGTTTCTTCAAGTAATCTTTTCATGGGAGCATGTCCAAATAGGTGGTCGAACCTTACTTGTAAATAGAAGCTTCCCAAATTGGACTTTCTTCACCGgtggtttatttttttattttgttctcaTGAGATGAATCATCCCTCGACATAGCATATCATATGACATTTTAGTAGCATTCTGCTTTTGACAAAGTGAAATATAATTCTACTATAAGGCCCCGTTTACTTTGATGTATTAATCTGTATTAGAAAACCAGTATAGgttaataagatatttactttattagaATGGGGTCATTgtacaaaatgaaaataggGTATCAATTGCTGTTTGACCTATCACTTGTCACACCTCAAGGgtgtgataattttagttcaagtggaggcatttttttcttctacccAAAATAACCCTCATCAATCTCATGTGGCGAAAAAGTGGGTTTGCAAGTAAATTCTATTTAACTCATAGCAccatctttttccttcttccacCGACGATAAGCTTCCTccctctttatttttattttttttttataaaatcgttACCCATATTTATAGAAACGAAAGATCTAATCTTTGGTCTTCTTTAGACACCcatttttccatattttttcaACACTACCATAAAATTCATAccctatgtttggttttgtaattTGCACACCTGCACTAGGTgtgcatatttaattttaaatattttattattatttttatttatttttattcttttctctctctcttctttcatcTCTGTCGCCTTCTTCTCTTTGTCACAGGTTTAttctctctttccttttcttcttctctttttcttctctttcttcttctttcatttttgtttttcttggcaGAGAGTCggtttccttttcttcttctcttttttcttctttcatttttgttcttcttaGCAGACGGTTGCCTGATCttgttttccttctcttttcttgtttttcctcgtattttttttctttctcttttgttgtttGGCTAACTTTTATTGTGTGAAATATGCAGCAATTGGAACGCCCGAAGATCTGTCATTCGCGCCGCCACCGGAGTCAACGCCTCTGCCGCGCGAGTTTACagatttgaaaattgattacCTAACTTTGTCTTCGCTTCTGTCGAAGAGTTTGATCCAAGTAGCTGAGTTTTGGAGGTGGGTCTTTTATGTGAAGTGAGAAAATGGCGAAGAGGGTCGGAGATGAGACTGTTGAAACGGAGTTGGAGACTGAGACCCAACATCCATACGCCGTTCATGTTTTTCTCCGGTTAGCCGCACtgttattctttctttaaatttaggatgttgtttttaattatgaacTACTTCTATCAATTTTGACATGTTGCTCAACAATATGTCGgttattgagaaaaattagCACTGATTTGtacattgtaatttattttccacattttataaattgatttgGTTGTGTTGTAGTATATAGTGTCCGTGCACTATACAGACCTGTTTTGTTGCACTGTAACTGAGTATTTATTGCATGGAGTGTTGAAATGTATATCAATTGT
The window above is part of the Sesamum indicum cultivar Zhongzhi No. 13 linkage group LG2, S_indicum_v1.0, whole genome shotgun sequence genome. Proteins encoded here:
- the LOC105178591 gene encoding epidermal growth factor receptor substrate 15; the protein is MAGAGGVNMEKFEEYFQRADLDRDGRISGAEAVSFLQGSNLPRQVLAQIWMHADQSRTGFLSRTEFYNALKLVTVAQSKRELTPDIVKAALYGPASAKIPAPQINIAATPMPQSNLVSASPLPQTGATAQPSPQNFGFRGVAPSSTSVNQQLALVPSSTGTNQQYAQVRPSSTISQQFGPAQPTSTSLNQQSGLLSTGMSQQFGQVRPSSTMNQQFAQAQPTSGSINQQFGLLQPLSTGMNQQFGQGPSSTNMNQPFFPSQGNQLTRPPLSMPSGPTSRPPQAAGGPNISKSMVSPGLPNSNNDWFGGKTGSASSGPITQVLDRGASTSVAPVASSPQDPLSTFSLTTTKDPKGSVSSGNGSISNPVVSGDVFSANQSSFLQVSSAQQQHASSLPTSSAIVPVTSSPQPSGNPDPFEALQSTLLKPSTGIQAAQRPSLPNSNQQAPIQVTSSVTSSGVQPAIGSPTSEQSQISWPKMTRAGIQKYAKVFMEVDTDRDGKITGEQARNLFLSWRLPREVLKQVWDLSDQDNDSMLSLREFCIALYLMERYREGRPLPSTLPNSVMLDETLVSLAGPPPGYGSMWGPAAGLRPQQGLPGAQPVAAAGLRPPVQQMVSQADGSMQLNQINDRGLALDNSQPGQPSNGETNSLDTSQEAAETNDKVDNKEKVLLDSREKLEFYRTKMQDLVLYKSRCDNRLNEITERARADKSEAEILEKKYQEKYKQVAEIHSKLTIEEASFREIQERKMELHQAITKMEQGGSADGILQVRADRIQSDLEELLKALTDRCKKHGVETKSAALIELPPGWHPGIPDIAAIWDEDWDKFEDEGFSFDVAVPTNANSASIQKENSSPTRSFSPDSLSNAATSEKLFGAGASAFDAESVYSADESKSPQGSPGRQTSYESPFQEDSKNHFRKNSDGDAETHRSFDESAWGNFDNNDDIDSVWGFNAKDTDHGKHEEKYFFGSNDFGASSERSFSPHADSAFQKNSPFTFEDSVPGTPHSRTGNSPRYSVESRDAFFDSFSRYDSFSTHDRASSPRRENHTRFDSIDSTRGFDHSSNYSFDDSDPFGSSGPFKVSAETPKKDSDKWSAF